The Amphiura filiformis chromosome 6, Afil_fr2py, whole genome shotgun sequence genome segment TAAAGCTGGTACGGGAGCACGATCAGAAAAGGGCTAGGCTCACCAAAAAATGTACACCTACATTTGTGACCAGATTGTTCTTTTTTCATTGCATTATACAGCCAGGGCCTTACTTGTGGATTTAACACCACCTTTCCCGGCAGGCCTGTGTTCCAACATCTACCAAGCTTTGGAGGAATTGTTTGCGATTGTTTGCAATCAGCATGGACCATGTAGAGTACCATTTTTTAGTCTCTATACCATTGGCACTCATCATGAGGTAAATAAATGCCTGTGGTATGGAGGGTAAAGTTGACATACGACTTACAAGGATGGCAGTTTCTTTTCTTTGATTTTTTAGAATATTAAAATAGGAGCCTCCAATCACTGAATCTAATTTGGGCCTATTAAAGGTAGCAAACGAAATCTAGAGACTTCAGGGACTGTTGACTTTaggcaaaattatattttcagGGGTCCAAACTCCAAAAGATGCTGTCTTAACTGCCACACTTTGGGGTCATGTATGCCCAAGACCCCAGAAAACAGTACCCCCACTTCAAGTTTCAATGAAACCATATAAAGACGGAACACATACTATTAATTGTATCAAAATGGATGTGTCCCAAAAACTGAGATGCAAGATATTTTGGGTCAAGAAAAATATGCCCCAAATAGCAAAAATAACAGTTATTTTCAAAAAAGTGTAATATAggtttaaaaaataaatcaagagTTTGTAAGAGTTTGATAAAATCTAAATTTGGAATGTGTAACTTTTTCTTGAACTTTAAAAATCGACATTGAAAAGAAATAACTTATTGCTCAGAAAATTGAGAAATGTGTTGATTTTAGAACAGTAAAGAGGGGACTATTATATACTGCTGGACTTACATCataaatttataatttacatcataaatatgtaaaaaataaCAGGAATGGAAAGTGATGCTGCTGTAAATGTGACATTAACATGAAATTGTTGTACATTTCAGAGATTGTTCCCTCTACAACCAATGAAAGGAAGTTTTCCAAGATTGTGTAATGCATTGAGAGAGTTGAAGAGTTACCATGCTACTGGATTTGGTAATGCTGCTGCAAACTACAACTGTTGTCTTGCACAAGCTTTGAAAGAGATGAATTCAGAATTTAAACGACAAACGCCACATATCAGACAGGTAgtgaatacccagcaaacacaaaacgttttcgacatcattcgcaaaaggttataaaaggttatcagaaaacgtttaaatgtcgggttatataaagggtataaaacgttttcataacattaaaatcatttttttattatatgtttctcagcaaacaaaaaatgttttacagaaaacgtttaaatgtcgggttatataaagggtataaaaacgttttaataacattccagaaacatttgtgaaaacttgatacaaaacattctaaacagaatgttattttgggattgaaaatatattttgcgaaaaatgtttgccaaaaatatttgcaataacgtttttaaaacgtgttcatgacctttatataacccgacatttaaatgttattaaaacgtttttatgtaaaccaaaagccaaaatataacttattaaaaacgtttttaaaacgtttttgtgtttgctgggtatgcacTCACACACAACGTTTAACAGAAAAGGTTTGAATGTCGGTTTATAAAGggtgtcaaaacgttttaataacattcataaaacatttgtgaaaaggtgatgcaaaacattctaacagaatgttatataactgttgacaaaatattttgcacaagtgttttcccaaaatatttacaataacattttataaaCGTATTAATGATCTTTATCCtgatattttattgtttattgttaataaaatgttttgaataaataaatgttttaaaaacatttttgtgtttgctcttCATACAAAACAAAACTGAAACAAATTCAAGGGAATGTTGTTCTTGCTCTTGTTAATCATATTCATATTGTAATGGATTGGTTTTAAGAGGGACCCACGGCATAATGTTAAATCAATAACATTTGCCGAGGAAGATGCTTCAAATTGCtttcaaaaatctgatttttacacaattgtaatgaaATTATGTACCCTGCAAAGTCAAAGGTTTAGATGCTGCAGTTGTgacaaaatatgtgatttttaatGAAATGACTTAAAAAAGTTGGTTCATGCATTAGATTGAGGTCATAGTGCAAAAGCACTCAATTAAAGGGTGTCCGAATTTATACACCAAACAAGTTGAAATAGAAAGGACATACTGAGGAAATGGACAAaacaaaaagatgaaaaatcATATGCTGGAAAAACAAATGAAATGGCTAAGACACATTATATTGACTGACTACTTGAAGACTACACTACCAGGGTTGGGGATTTGAAAATATTGCTGGGAAGCTTATTCCAGTGTGGTGGACATGGGTAGAAAGATTCTGAATCCCACAAAGCCAACGGGTTGATCAAGCAGCTGATGAGATTGCCTGGCCTAGGATGAGGATTGAAAGGGTTGGGAAAGGAACCAAGCTTGTACTAAATCTTGGTTTAGTAATGTCCCAGAGTGTTGCCACGTCCAAGACATCATTTCTGGGGTGGGGAGGGATTTGCCTGATGTGCAACAATGCAAAGATGTCCTTATTGTAAGGTGGGTGTAAGGTAAATCAGTGGATGGGTATGATGGGACCAATTTATACACCTCTGCACTGCATAACATCATTACCAAActtaaaagtaataaaaagttGCTTGGAAAAGTCAGATGCCCTGTGGCTGCTCTAAATCTTTAAAAGCATAATATATAACATTTTTCTCAGATTTCTTTCTATTTTGATGCATGCAGGCGATGGGATTTCCTGCCCAACTTGAGGTGACAATTGTGACTAGTCAACAACCAAATAAAATTAGTTCACTTTTGGAGCAGATTACCAAAGAAATGGATCTTGACACACTCAGAGTAAGTAAATAACTCATTAGAGAGGTTTCAATTTtcaaacatacagggtgtcccagaatgatttgtaccgtgtttgcaaaaataactaaaaatagaagacgggcagtgtatctatttttgataccagcattataatgttggacatgtctcctacttattctgttaatttcagcacgctacctttatttgttttggcgtggcatgcaatagtgtaaaatcgatgaaaaacggctcgcatacctttgaaaaatggcacgatacgattaaatgaagaacgtgtgatgcttggcacagcatttcgacgacaactactgttggggctgcgccttaaagcttgccggacagctgcaatgtacgctctagttcttacagtcttaacATGCTTACGAGAACCTGAAGCTGCACTCTGCCGATtactgacagttccgtgctcgtcaaacttctttacgttatacactatcgctaatgaatcttctttatgcgtctcaacatagctgccggtttgccagtaagtttttgaaagaaatccacgctgctgtacagtaaattgaggagccgtcttttctgtaccacagccagttcgatctctgcaagcatttcaaatgacatggacctcacaccacaataactatatttaaatcTACCGCCAAatagagaatgggattaggccacaaatctttaattccatataatgattgcttcattcgtcataaataatagatagatatcggctatttattGGCAAAATGAACAGGGCACagctaaaatacctgcataacttttccaaataactttgtgctgaacggttagtaatgttacagattttcaaaataggttgtgttgtcaaaacttagaattcaccatttttacgcaatcttctataacttctacaagaaacgtcaaatttttaaaatctaaaaatctgagaaagctaaatatatgtagaacttaaaatgcaaaacaatatgaccattcaacatgcccttcatacctaaaaaattccatctttcccggtacagatcattctgggacaccctgtacatatcaCAAGCCTGTACATTCataatcccgtcacaggagagtgattttgaatagatatacGGGCGTTGATGAAGTAAATTAGACAAGTCTTGTAATTGTACATTCCAAATGAAATGTTAGGTTAATGAACAATTATGTTTATATATTGTGGTTAATAATGCAAGCTTTACAACATGTTCTAGGAGGGGCATGTTATACTACAGCATTATGATACATAATTCAAAACAAACTTCACATTATTCTTTCTCTAGAAAATTCAAGTCGTGAGTATGCTTGGTGTTGGAAATACCTCACTGTCATATCAGCAATTGGAAACTCAAGCTTCAGATGACAAAACAGCAAGCCCTAGAAACACTATTCCAGCAGCAAGTCAAAGCAGTTCATCAACAGATGACCCACTCACATTTGGACTGGTGGATGTTATTTGTTTAGAAGCAGGTATTACCGGGAGTATTACAATATCTTTCAGAGAAGAACCACACTCTCTTGTCTGTGGTGAGCGTACATTGAGTGTCAACATTGAAgcggggttctgattggctgatttaaTCCTTCCACATAAATCATAACAAAACTAATCTGATTGGCAGATTATGCGTCAAAGCTTTGTTTGGCACATAGCGGCACTCATAAAAGGAATACAAAGCCCTATATACATGTCGCTCATTAGCAGGGTGCACGCATCACTCTGAGCAAGAGAGTGATGTTATTTTCTGAAAGCTAGTGTAATAGAACATATCCTATTAACAAAAAGTAATAATAACAAGAATAGATGAAATTTTACATTCAGATAAATTATCATAATTGAATTGATGagggtttttttattattattttctttatttctttatttttttcgtATTTTGAACTACTGATGAATTTTTGGACCAGTGAAATAAAATTCATTAATCCAATATTCATTTTGGTAATGCAACATACAGGaatagcatgttttgggtttcttgttttgcatttttttaaaggttGGTTACATTTATTTGCCCAATTAAAAATGATAATTGGCATAAAGATGAGTATTTGTCACTCTTGATTTAGAGTAAAACCACACTTACTTAGATTGTTTTGTATTACTCTGTTGTTTTGAACTTTTTCAGTTGAGCATTTTATTTATGTGTTAAAATTGACTGTTGCTGTATCATTACATGTATACTGATATATATGCATGCAATCAGAGTAACATCAGTGCATCACTCCAAAAATACTTATTGTGTATTTTGATTTTGACCTGTTTTCAGATTTTCTGAGCATTCAAGACTTCTTTAAAGGTTGGCTACATGACTGTGGTACCGACTCTGAACACATTCATTTGTTGCTTCCATCAAAAGGCAAGTTTACACAATCTACTTACCATTCAGAGTTTATATGGATTATTTATTAACAGGAGTTTTACATGAGTAGATTGGATGAAggaaataattgtcattttggttcacttttgGGGACACTTTATTTGAAAGTACAAGTGGACTAATCTGGTACAAAAGTCCTGTTTATATACCAGGATAAGAAGTTAAACTATTACTTTGTAATGCATACCATTCCAAATGTGCATTGTTTCTATTGTATCTCCAAAACACAGATGAAAATGCTGCAGAAGGGATAACGTTGAAATGTGACCTTCATGAGCGTATTTTGGATCCAGCATCATTTCCATTCCAAGCACAATTTGTGAGTATTATTGATGGTGCAGGTTATATATATAAACTGACTCCAGAGCAAGAGGATCACCATAacatgcaggcatgagaattgtcttgcttttgcaggatttcctgcttttttgtggttcaaatatccgcactttcttttaatttcagcccgtttttggcctttttagcctcatttcatacgctttttcaggctttttcaaactttacaggttttttcatggatgatcattctcatgcctgaacatGGGTCCAGCATTCTTATTATGTAATGTTTAGTTGGTTGTTGGGTTTTAACAAATGAAAAGAACAGGATACCCTTATAGCTGATTCATGCTCTATCCAAGTTCCAACATCAAATATTTGATGCAGGGAAACTTCTCTGGTTATTCAATCTGCTTCAATTAGTAACaaatatttgatgacaaaaaatcaCTTATATTTGACATTGAagatctggtggaaatatatttatgattttactccccgggggtcactcccattgtggcctgtacaccacccacgataatcaacttttgaaaagcaccctaaacaaggatttaacccttggctaaaacgataccctaaacaagtaacatgtgcctgttttcacaccttaaacagggattttattccttgcatcaaatttcatttctgcgtattagcaattgcaattttgctacccctttttcatgtttttgacaccctaaacatgaTACACACGTATCATGCCTACccatgaaaaactaccctttttatgtgtttttattatcgcggatggtgtacaggccacaatgggagtgaacccccgcTGGATTTTACTTCAGCAAACATTCATTAGCAGTTAAAAATGACTGCTTTAGAACAAAAATTATGATAAACATCAAATAAAAAGCGTGGTTCTTCATTTGTTGAAAGAAAGCTAATTTGTATTaatggaaattatttttattttttattgaactATTAGATTCTTACCTCTTCTTTCAAACTCATGGGTAAGCTACATTTgtactccccagcaaacacaaaataaaaacgttttagataagttatattttggctttggtttaggtaaaaacgttttaataacattaaaatgtcgggttatataaaggtcatgaaaacattatcgggttatataaaggtcatgaaaatgttacaaaacgttttgtatgaaaacacactacaacaatattttaaaatgttttcaaaatcttattgtaaactatttttgcaaaaatttttgccaaataatttgtcaacactaaataacattatgttaagatatttgccccagcaaacacagaaatgttcttaaaatgttttttcaaaacgttttaataacatttaaatgtcgggtcatggaaatgtttttaaaacgttattgcaaatattttgggcaaaaatttttcgcaaaatattttttcaaccccaaaataacattctgtttagaaagttttcaaaaatgttttggaaagttattaaaacgtttttataccctttatataacctgacatttaaacgttttctgtataacattttgtgtttgctgggcagtagattatcaaaaaatgttttttaatgttatgaaaaccttttataaccttaatataccctttatataacccggcatttaaacgttttctgacaacctttttataaccttttgcgaatgatgtcgaaaatgttttgtgtttgctgggaatacaaTGAAGTTAGTGTCACTCTCATCTCACTTGTGAGGTGAAAAAATATCTGAGGGTCATTTGCACTAAACATTTTTCTTTGCTTCCATCATATGCGAGGTTGCACTGATttaaatattcttttttttttcagggtttacagaattgtggaaatgttttacgAAAGAGTCCTTCAAATGCAGTACCAGTGATGAAACTGCGAGCTATTCAAGTAGTCAAAGCTGATGGAATATGTGACTCACTGGTAAGACATCTTAAACCCAATTCCTGTCAGTTCAGGGTCCAATATATTTCGAAGAAATCAAGGCTGATTTCTCAAGAGTCAATGCCAAAAGTATTCATAATGGTGTTAAGACAACTGTTGTACGGTCAGCAAATTAGGGTCGTTTGGGAATTTCCGGCAAACATATTTTAAGAACAAAATTACAGTAAAATACAATCCAATTTGGCCAAAACtgctgtttttaatttcatctgaaaaagaaaaaaaggacaaCCACCCAAAATGCAAATTTGACCAGGCCTTTGCACTTTGCAGTTTATTGATAAAATTAATAAATCTTAAGTCTCAATGGCTGGCCAAACTTTGTACGAAAGCAATTATGCTCTTTTTGGTCAACCCACCATTGTACACttctttttctgcattttgtcTAATGGTGAATAAACTGAAACAGGTTTCAGAAATAATAAGCCTAAAACAGATGACTGTCTTCTAGCTCCTTCTACTTCCATGTTTGAGGCAAGGTTGCAGCAAATAataatatacactaagccaaaaaagaaacttataattttcacaaggtcatatcttaaaatcctgtctatcaaaattaactaaaattacacacaggattgcctcaatactctactcaaaacacatgtcagcaaccaatcagttggccaactgacacaaccgcaaaatgcactgatatggaacaacttcctggaccacattcacagccctattggcacccagcaaaagaaatctgtgagaatgatcttgaatcacaggtcacagccaacaattttaacaacattaagttaaaaacattaaagagagtcaaaacaaactaGGATCATCCCCGggggatcatcatgtcacatgtccaaacaaataatgaagtcctttagtaacgggaagcatggggcaatcttccccaggatatcatcaggaacttggttggaagcatgagaagcaggtgcacagcatgcgtgcaagcgcacggtggacatacccgttactaaaggacttcattatttgcttgacatgtgacatgatgatcctggtaagtttgtgacctgtgattcaagatgccgttctcacagatttcgtttgaggggtgccaatagggctgtgaatcagggacggatttaagcagtggcccggtggcccggggccagtggattttgcgtcgggccagtaaacttccaataacgctggcccggcgggccactagatttttgagccaaCACATATGAGACAAGATATAAGATCAGTCATGGACACTatttacacagtttctgctccgcCTATCCcctgtaatttatatctttattcaatgatttttcgtatatttaaattcttattcttgcattgctggCAAGTTGGAAATAAACGGCCGCTTCACTTACGGCGATCGCGATAGGCCTACGTAGCCT includes the following:
- the LOC140154358 gene encoding meiosis 1 arrest protein-like; this encodes MEKQQTRTEFSRQPARALLVDLTPPFPAGLCSNIYQALEELFAIVCNQHGPCRVPFFSLYTIGTHHERLFPLQPMKGSFPRLCNALRELKSYHATGFGNAAANYNCCLAQALKEMNSEFKRQTPHIRQAMGFPAQLEVTIVTSQQPNKISSLLEQITKEMDLDTLRKIQVVSMLGVGNTSLSYQQLETQASDDKTASPRNTIPAASQSSSSTDDPLTFGLVDVICLEADFLSIQDFFKGWLHDCGTDSEHIHLLLPSKDENAAEGITLKCDLHERILDPASFPFQAQFGLQNCGNVLRKSPSNAVPVMKLRAIQVVKADGICDSLVRHLKPNSYFGIPLLVRATSCWKLDWEELEFHQQHFHALCHLLQKENLVMIARLESSNMHTMQHPSSNQVAPPNGHFMLMPAYSLTLLIKPIACNELMLPGAQGDFQAGLENPLSDYVDGMQVSLKQLQTTDIYNPLLTHCGLRESLHNLLVKTPWK